The window TTTATGATCTTGCTGAAAAAGATGTTTTGGTCGAACTAGATGTTAGGACTACTCATTTGGACAATAATACAGTTTACCCCAAATCAATTAAGAAAGATATACAAACTCTCTTTATGTATATTTATTCAGAAGGATTGTAAAGATTTGACGTGACCGATTTCGAACAACACACCCAAAAGAGATGTCCATATTCGGTCAAAAATTAAAAAAGTAAGAATTGTTCGATTTAAATATTGGTAATGTTATCACCAGGCATTAACTTTCAAGTCCTTTTAAAACAGATTTTAGGCTAATTAAAATTTATTCTTTCCACTCAAACAATTTATCGAGTATGGTTATTGTATCTAAAGCAATCACAAATTAATTATTAATTATATATTATATGAGAAAATCCGCTTTGTTATCACTTTTCGGTGTGTGCTTCGTGTTTTCGGTTTTTGGTCAAAACAAAATCGAATTCAAAGAATTCACATTGGATAATGGGTTGCATGTTATCCTTCATCAGGATAATACAACACCTATTGTAGCTACATCAGTATTATATCATGTAGGTTCCAAAAATGAAAACCCAGAAAGAACTGGTTTCGCACATTTCTTTGAGCATTTGATGTTTGAAGGTTCAGAAAATATCCCAAGGGGTAAGTTTTTCGAAATTGTAGAGTCTGCTGGAGGTACTCTAAACGCAGGTACTAGCCAAGATTATACAATCTATTACGAAATCCTTCCATCTAATCAATTAGAGCTCTCACTTTATCTCGAGTCTGAAAGAATGCTTCAAGCTAAAGTAGATCAGGTTGGTGTCGATACCCAAAGAGAGGTTATCAAGCAAGAGATGAAAGAGGTAATGGAAGAGAGGCCATATGGCTCTTTTCAAAAAGAAATTCCAGTTAGATTATATCCAAACCATCCGTACAAATCCCCAATCATTGGTTCTGCTGAACATTTGGAAGCGTCCAAACTGGAGGAATTCATGGAGTTTTATGCGACTTATTACAAGCCAAACAATGCCACACTTTCTATAGCTGGTGACATTGATTATGCAGAAACTGAGAGATTAGTAAGAGCATATTTCGAAGAAATCCCAAAAGGAACAATCGAACCTTACAGACCTAATATTGAGATTCAGAAGTTAAGCAACGAAATAGAAGATGTAGTGTATGACAACATCCAGTTGCCAGCGATTTTCCAAGGCTACCTAATGCCTAAAAAAGATCATCCTGATACATATGCTTTGGACTTACTTAGTACTTACTTGTTGTCAGGAAAGAGTTCTCTGATGTACAAAGAATTGGTAGACAAAAGCCAAAAAGCGATTCAAGCAGTTGCTTTCCCAAATGATTTGGAAGACGGGGGTATGTTTCTTGTACTTGCTATCGCAAATATGGGAGTAGATGTGGATGATTTGAATGTCGCTATCGACGAAGTGTTGGATCAAGTCAAAACCAACGGTATCGATAAAAATGACTTGCAAAAATTGATAAATATCAAAGAAAATCAAATTATCAATGGGTTTGGATCTGTAGCAAACATTTCACAGTCATTAGCTCAAGGTCACGTGTTTTATGGCAATGCCGATTATGTCAATACCCAACTGGATTTATTCAGAAAAGTAACAGCGGAGGATGTCAAAAGAGTTGCTCAAAAGTATCTTGATAAAGACAGCAGAGTAGTGTTGAAATATCTTCCTAAACCAACAGATGCAACTGAATAAGTTCAAAACTTAATTGTGATAAACATGAAAAAATTATTTATATATTTTATTTTCTCCATTTTTTCTACTGTTGCAATAGCTCAGATAGATAGATCGAAACTTCCCGAACCAGGTCCGGCACCAGAAATTCGATTTGGAGACGCAGAATCATTTACTTTGAAAAATGGGCTTAAGGTTTTTGTTATTCAAAACAACAAACTTCCAAGAGTGACTTATTCATTGATCTTGGACAGAGATCCAATTCTTGAAGGTGATAAAGCCGGAATGTTGGGTTTTGTAGGAGAGATGATGACTGCAGGTACTAAAAACAGATCAAAAGATAAGTTCAATGAGGAAATCGATTTCCTCGGAGCTAGGATTTCTGCTTCTTCCACTTCTTTGACAGCCTCAACCTTGACCAAACATCAGGAGAAAGTTTTGGAATTGATGGCAGATGTGCTTTACAATCCATTATTCCCTGAGGATGAGCTTTCAAAATTGAAAACTCAATCTAAATCAGGATTGGCTTTAGCTAAAAATGATCCTAGTTCGATCTCTAGTATTTTGTCAGGAAAATTGGTTTACGGATCTGATCATCCTTATGGTGAGACTGAGACAGAAGCTACCATTGAAAATATTACTGTAGAAGATATTAAAAGCTACTACAATACTTTCTTCAAACCAAACATTGCCTATTTGGCAATTGTGGGAGATGTAAGTTTATCAGAAGCTAAAAAAATGGTAGAGAAGCACTTTTCCTCATGGAAAAAAGCAGATGTGCCATCTTTCAAATATAAAACGCCTGAAGTACCATCTGAAAATGTAGTCGCTTTGGTAGATAGGTCAGCTTCACAGCAATCTGTCATCAATATCACTTATCCTGTACAAAACCATTTGCCAAGTGAAGATTTTTTGGCAAGTAGGGTTATAGGACAAGTACTCGGTGGTGGAGGTTCTGGAAGATTATTTATGAACCTCCGTGAAGACAAAGGTTTCACTTATGGATCGTATGCAGGAATCGGCTCAGATAGACTTGTTGCAAGTTTTTCTGCGGATGCAAGTGTGAGGGGTTCAGCTACTGATTCAGCGGTATATGAGATCATTTACGAAATCAGAAACATGAGAGATAATGGTATCACTCAAGCTGAATTGGATGCTGCAAAATCAAACATAAGTGGATCTTTTGGAAGGTCTTTAGAGAGTCCAAGTACTGTAGCAAATTTTGCAATCAATACTGAACGTTATGGATTGCCAAAAGATTTTTATGCGACATACCTACAGCGCTTGAATGCCCTTACGGTAGAGGATGTCAATGCCGCTGCCAAAAAATTCTTGCAGCCAGATAATATGTACATTACCGTAGTAGGAAATGGAGCACAAGTGAAGGAAGGCTTGATGGCATTTGGTGAAGTGAAAATGTTTACCAATATGGGAGAGCCTGAGCGATTGGTTGCCATGGATGCTGATGTAACGGCAAGCGGCGTGATTGATAGCTACATTGAAGCTATTGGAGGAAGTGAAAAGGTAAAATCAATTAAGACTTCGATTATTGAATCATCTGCGGAAGTTCAGGGGATGAAATTGGATTTTGATTATTACTATGATGAGCAAAAACAAGCATTTTCCAACAAAGTAAGTATGGGTGGCAATGTAATGTCAAATACACTTTTGAAAGATGGTAAAGGTATAGTTCAAGCAAATGGAGCAAACCAAACACTCACTGACGAACAGTTCGAAGCAGCAAAGATGACAATGTTTATATTCCCTGAGTTACATTTTGAATCTTTGGGTTATACTTTGGAAGTGGATGGAATCAAGGATGTGGAAGGAGAAAATGCCTACAAAGTTGTTGTTTCCAATCCTATGGGCTCTACGACCATCAATTATTATAGTGTAGAGTCTGGCCTCAAAATCAAATCTGAGAGTGAAGAGACTGGAGAAGTGTTTTACACTGATTACAAATCTATAGACGGAGTGATGTATCCGATGAAAATGATCATCAAATCCCCTATGATTCCTTTCCCATTGGATGCGATTGTCAATGAAGTGTCATTCAATACTGCCATTGAAGAGTCTGTATTTAATTGATATCAATTTGCTAGACTGGTTTCCCAGTCTAGCTTTTATACTTTACACAATATTTAAACTTAAGATTTATGAAAATCACATCACTTTTAGTTCCTGTTTTGGCCTTTGGAATTTCCCAAAGTGCTGTTTCAAATTCTATTCCTCTTACAAATTATCCGAGTACTGAGGTTTCGAGTCTGGAGAATGATCCGCAAACAGTCATTGCAAATTACATAAAAGCCGTAGGTGGGCAAGCAAACATCGATAAGATACGAAATGCTTATATGGAAGCTGAAGCAGATTTTCAGGGAACAAAAATCGAAATGTTGACGATCTCTGATGCAGAAAATAGCAGAATGAAGCAGCAGACTTCGGCTATGGGAAATGTTCAGCAAAAAACTGTTTTGGTAGATGGGAAATGTACCATGACTGTAATGGGGCAAGAGCAACCTGTTCCGGAAGAAATGATGGGAATGATCACACTTCAAACATTCATTTTTCCAGAGACAAAATATGAAGAACTAGGTGTGGAACTAGAACTTAGAGGAACTGAGGAAGTAAATGGTGAAGAAGCTCACGCAATAGTCTTAAACCTTCCAAACGGAATGAAGACAATGGAGTACTTTAGTGTCAAATCAGGATTGAAATTGAAAACAAGTTCTGATGTCGCTGGAGATATTACATATACTGATTATCAAGATATCGAAGGGGTGCTGATTCCAAGAACTGTCACTATTCAAAGTCCAATGCTACCATTCGCACTTGAAAGTAAGTTCGTGACCATCGAATTCAATCGAGAATTGACCGACGAAGACTTTAAATAAAAAGTGTTATGATTTTCCGCAATGACACTAGTAGGTAAATATTTTACATATTTTTATGCGAAATAATCGATACTGCCTAAAGTCATCAATCTACAGCTGATTGAATCGTAATCCATACAATATTATAAATGGCTACAGGAAAGAAAGCGGATTATCATGAAAAACATATTATTAAAGAGGAGGTTTTCAGAAATCTCCTCTTTTTTTTCAGCGACCTTTCCCAGCCCATAATTCGGTCAGCTTATTGGTTTCTTTTATTTTTGAAATGAGTTTGGGATATACTTTGAGTTTTTCGGGTTCAAGCTGTACATCAACTTTTCTTCCATATCTTTCTACTACAAAAAGAAGCCCCTTTTCTGGATTTTCAAGTGACATGGTCATGTCGCTCATCCCAATCTGAAGTATCCTATCTTCAAGCATTAGTTTCTGGTATGCATCGCTTATTGGATGTATTAGCTTTACTTTGCCTTCGACCATTTTTATCCCAAAATCATGGAGTAAAGGATCGTTTTTATCAAAGGTATCTGTTATTTCAACTCCAAATTCCATCAAAAGTGCTTTGAGCAGTGGGAGCAAATCTTCAGTGCCGAAAACAAACTGATTGAAGAAGTTTTTGAATTTCATTTCATTGTCAAGTTTGTTGCCGACCAGTCTTTCAAAATCTGCTAATTCATATCCAATCCCTCTTTTCCCAAACCCCAGCCACATTTCTCTCATAACATGTGACAAGGAAGAGCTGTTTTTGATCAACATTAAATCCAAACAAAGTGAAATCAATGCCCCACGGTTATAAATACTTACTTTCTTATCTGGAATTCCAATTTTGTATCCATCCAACCACAAATCCAAACTAGATGCTACAATACTTTGATTTTGCCAACCAAAACTGTTAAACTCTTTTTGAAGGAGTTTGTCGAGAATTTCACCACAATATTCCTCCAAGCTAAAGTAACCAGACTGCATCAAGACCAAGTCTCCCATGTATGTAGTTACTCCCTCAAGCACTAGACCCGAATCCAGATAGACTTCTTTTGCCAAGTTGTAAGGTGTTATGCCTTTTGGACGGATCCTACAAACATTCCAAAAGTGATACAATTCATGTGAACTTACTCCTATTAATTCTCTCAACTGTATCGGGTTTGCCAAGGATTCTGCCGGTCCAAAAGTAATCACAGTAGAAAACTGATGCTCTACTCCGTGATAATGTTTGTACGGAAGCAACTGAAAAATGAAATGATAATCCTCGGCTGGGAACTCTCCAAAAGCTTCTATTTGGCATTTGGTAAATGAAGAAAAAGTCTCGATTAATTGTTCGACTTCAAAATGAATTTCACCATTGAACCAAAGATGGAATTTAGTATTAGAGGCTTGGTATTCATAATGCTGAGGGTTTTGACTAGCCAATAACGGGCTATCTATCAAATGCTGATAAGATTCTGCTAACCACAGGTTTTTAGATTTGGAAGGAAGTGCTGTAGCGGTCAAAAAATCTTGAGGGGTATCGATAGATATTTCTACAGACGTTTTTTCTCTACCAGAAATTTCGAAAATAAAGTTTCCAAAATTAAGGTAGAGTTGACTTTCATCAGACCAACTCCCTCCTGCATCCATTTGATTAGTATAAAATTCATAATGAATTTCATAAACTCCTTCTTCGGATGATTCGAATTGCCATAGGTCCTTAGTCTTCTTGGTCCATGAAATTTTATTCCCTTTAAAGAAAACTTCAAAACCACGTATTTTTTGGGCATAATTGGCCAATTCATATCTCCCTGGTCTCCACGCTGCAAGCTGGAGATTTATTTTTTCATTGAAGAAGCAATGAAGTTTCAAGTTGATTTGAATGAATTGAGAAGTATTTGAGTTTCTTGAAATAAAATATTGCATGTATCTTTGTATTCAGTATTCAAACAAAAGTAATCTACTGATTTGTAAATAAAAAAAACCTATCTATCTTTGCAGTCCTTTTTAGGGTGAAGCTAGAAAGGGGTCACAGGAAAGCACAAAAAATATTAAATCATAGCGTCATGAAAAGAACATTTCAGCCTT is drawn from Belliella baltica DSM 15883 and contains these coding sequences:
- a CDS encoding M16 family metallopeptidase, which gives rise to MKKLFIYFIFSIFSTVAIAQIDRSKLPEPGPAPEIRFGDAESFTLKNGLKVFVIQNNKLPRVTYSLILDRDPILEGDKAGMLGFVGEMMTAGTKNRSKDKFNEEIDFLGARISASSTSLTASTLTKHQEKVLELMADVLYNPLFPEDELSKLKTQSKSGLALAKNDPSSISSILSGKLVYGSDHPYGETETEATIENITVEDIKSYYNTFFKPNIAYLAIVGDVSLSEAKKMVEKHFSSWKKADVPSFKYKTPEVPSENVVALVDRSASQQSVINITYPVQNHLPSEDFLASRVIGQVLGGGGSGRLFMNLREDKGFTYGSYAGIGSDRLVASFSADASVRGSATDSAVYEIIYEIRNMRDNGITQAELDAAKSNISGSFGRSLESPSTVANFAINTERYGLPKDFYATYLQRLNALTVEDVNAAAKKFLQPDNMYITVVGNGAQVKEGLMAFGEVKMFTNMGEPERLVAMDADVTASGVIDSYIEAIGGSEKVKSIKTSIIESSAEVQGMKLDFDYYYDEQKQAFSNKVSMGGNVMSNTLLKDGKGIVQANGANQTLTDEQFEAAKMTMFIFPELHFESLGYTLEVDGIKDVEGENAYKVVVSNPMGSTTINYYSVESGLKIKSESEETGEVFYTDYKSIDGVMYPMKMIIKSPMIPFPLDAIVNEVSFNTAIEESVFN
- a CDS encoding M16 family metallopeptidase, with protein sequence MRKSALLSLFGVCFVFSVFGQNKIEFKEFTLDNGLHVILHQDNTTPIVATSVLYHVGSKNENPERTGFAHFFEHLMFEGSENIPRGKFFEIVESAGGTLNAGTSQDYTIYYEILPSNQLELSLYLESERMLQAKVDQVGVDTQREVIKQEMKEVMEERPYGSFQKEIPVRLYPNHPYKSPIIGSAEHLEASKLEEFMEFYATYYKPNNATLSIAGDIDYAETERLVRAYFEEIPKGTIEPYRPNIEIQKLSNEIEDVVYDNIQLPAIFQGYLMPKKDHPDTYALDLLSTYLLSGKSSLMYKELVDKSQKAIQAVAFPNDLEDGGMFLVLAIANMGVDVDDLNVAIDEVLDQVKTNGIDKNDLQKLINIKENQIINGFGSVANISQSLAQGHVFYGNADYVNTQLDLFRKVTAEDVKRVAQKYLDKDSRVVLKYLPKPTDATE
- a CDS encoding M61 family metallopeptidase — translated: MQYFISRNSNTSQFIQINLKLHCFFNEKINLQLAAWRPGRYELANYAQKIRGFEVFFKGNKISWTKKTKDLWQFESSEEGVYEIHYEFYTNQMDAGGSWSDESQLYLNFGNFIFEISGREKTSVEISIDTPQDFLTATALPSKSKNLWLAESYQHLIDSPLLASQNPQHYEYQASNTKFHLWFNGEIHFEVEQLIETFSSFTKCQIEAFGEFPAEDYHFIFQLLPYKHYHGVEHQFSTVITFGPAESLANPIQLRELIGVSSHELYHFWNVCRIRPKGITPYNLAKEVYLDSGLVLEGVTTYMGDLVLMQSGYFSLEEYCGEILDKLLQKEFNSFGWQNQSIVASSLDLWLDGYKIGIPDKKVSIYNRGALISLCLDLMLIKNSSSLSHVMREMWLGFGKRGIGYELADFERLVGNKLDNEMKFKNFFNQFVFGTEDLLPLLKALLMEFGVEITDTFDKNDPLLHDFGIKMVEGKVKLIHPISDAYQKLMLEDRILQIGMSDMTMSLENPEKGLLFVVERYGRKVDVQLEPEKLKVYPKLISKIKETNKLTELWAGKGR